From the Mahella australiensis 50-1 BON genome, the window CTGGCTGTCGATGATGTGTCCTACTCCTACAAGTACAAAAATAAGCACTTTCTTAAAGATGCCCTTGGCCCCGACTTCACTCGAAAGCTTTCTGTCTACAACGGCACACATCACTCCGGTCACATAGTCAATGGCTACAAAAGCGATGAGTGCGTATAAAAATCCATCCAGCCCTCCAAGAAACCATCCAAGAAATCCGCCAATAGCAGTAAAAACCGCCTGCGCCCAGTTCCATACTGTTTTCATTGTCTTAAACCTCCGTTCAACTTGAGTTTTGCATATAAAAAAGCGCCCTGCCTTAAAGCAAAGCGCTGAAAATTAAAACTTCTAATCTATATTTGCTTCGGAAGCGCCTCCCACAACCGCATATCCTCCTGCCCAAGAGACCAGATGGCTATACCTCGCAGTTTCCATCGATAAGCCGCTTCGTTTGCCCAGTAAACAAGGCTGTCCACATCCTGATAATACAGAATAGAAAAACCATCTGCATCTCCGAGGAAGAGACGGGATATCCAAATATTGATGTCTTTCGGTATAATCTTTACTTCATAGTCATTACCGCAAGAAAGAGCCAAAAGTTGTGAGTGGAAGAAGTCATAATCCATCGAAATGTCCTCACTGCGAGTTATCGATTCCTCCACATCGCTATTTACTGAAAACACCTGAAATTCATCATCCCACGTGACACCAGTGCGAGCAAGCCTGCCAAAGCTGGTTATAGTTCCATCCGGGAGTTCCACATCAAAACGCTCGTATGGTTCATATACCCACGCATCGCCCAGCCGCAGCAGCTCGCATACCGTCCGGTTGTCCGAGCAGTACCCTGCATAACCACTACCACCGATTACATTCACTGTGAAACGCAGGGTTGAAGCTGCACCAGAATATACTCTTACTTTATTGCCGCGTTTTCGCATCTCTATAGTATACATATTCGGATTAGCACGAAGATCGGCATCTACAGTTTTTGAGAAACTGGTGGAATAGCTACCAAGCAAGGAATTACCTTGATAAAGCTCGACTCTTTGCGTGTCATAGTTTAAGCAGCAGAAAATATCCCCAAGGAACACCCCAGCCCGTCCACTGCTATTTTGAGGGAAAGCCAGCCTTGCCCGGATATGGATGTCGGAAAACCCGTCGTATTTCCATGCAAGTTTGCCATATCCCTCGAGCTGGGAATATGGGCGACTTTCTGTGCTGTCTGGCTCTTGCCAAACATCCCATTCGCCGTCCAACACAGTCCAGTAATTTTCAGGCAGGATGTTCCTGTCCCGAAAATCTTCATACCAAATAAGCGTCGAGTCGGGTTTTCTTCGCAACATTTCAAAGGTCAGTTTAAAACCTCGATCCGGCTCAACCATCACACCATTTACATCCTTGAACCGACGAGGAGAGAGCATAAAGCTGGCTTCACCGGCAAAGGGATACTCCGAAAATCCACTGCAAACCCTAAAACCGTAAAACTGGACTCCCGGCACACCACCGCTTATGCTGACAGCATGCGTTCCCTCTTGGAGAAATACACCTTTTGCAAGTGTCAACCAGCAAACTCTTCTCCAGTATGGCCACCATAAACGGTTCTCGCTGAAAGTCTTTGATTCACCATCAAGGGAAACGATAATCGCATTTTTGTCCCAGTAAGGAAAGCAAAGCTGTACTGCAATATCGTAATATCCCGCTTCTCTTATCTCAAAACGGTACTCTGCTGACGCCTGGTCATCTCCAAGTGAGGCCATCTCATCAGTAATAATGACATTTCCTTCGTATTCATCCGGAACTCCGTTCCTGTCAATATAAATGGTTCCGAACTCCGCTTTCGGCTCCTTGCCATAGCTTGTCAAATATCTTCGCCTGTTATAAACCCCTTTTAGCAGCGGATATTCCCAGGATATAGCATCCCACCCTTCCATATAGTCATATACATGAGGAAGAGCCCAAGGTACTTTGTTATAGTCATCCCAGTAAGCCACAATTGGAATAAACGGCTGGGGCGGTGCATCGCCTGTGAAATTGTAAACCCCAGTCATCCAGTATTTTGCCGCATAGTAGGTATTAGACACCCCTCGATAGGTTATTCCAAGGTTTTCAGGTGTATCATGAATCCTCCAGTTCCAGCCATAAGCAGGCAACCCCATGAATATCTTATCGGGTGACATAACGGAAACAGCATAATCATATATGCCCTCAAGCCAGTCACGAGGAGATACTGGGCCGGGAGCAGAGCCCGCCCATGCCATGCCATAGCTCATGATGGCGGCGGTATCGCAATAGTCGTTAAGATCGGCATAAACACACCAGTTTTCACCGCCCACCGAGCCTTGAACGCCGGTCATACCAGGCAGGCAGATGTTGACAAGCTTTGTTGCATCATAAGACTTAACTGTATTGTATATATCCCTAAATAGTGCATTCGCCGCATCCTTGTTTTCATAACCGCCGCCGCGCTCCAGGTCAATATCTACCCCAGCGCACCATGGATACTTGTTCATGATTCGGATGATTTCAGTAAGAAACTTATCCTTTGCACCGTTTTCGTTGTTGCGAAGTGCAGTAAAAATATTGGCTATTCCATGATTCATAATAGTGAGCAGCCACTTAATGTGCGGCCATTTCTGAATATACGGTAGCATGCTGCTGATGCTGGTACCGGTTTCAGTGATTGTGCCTGTTGCGTCAACCTCAAAAGTAAAAATGCCTACCGTATCAAATCGGTCGCCGTAGTCTCTAAGTGCTTCATACATTCGGGCATTTCCCATAAAACTCCACACCATGCAACGTTTGCCTTTTAAGAAATCCCTCACAACCGGTCACCGCCTTCTTGCATCTCCTGAAATTCAAAGAGCACCCGCGCCGATTTTCTCTCTTCCAGCTTCACCATATGTTTGCTATCCCATGCCGCAGAGTATTGATAAAATCCATCCTTACGAGTAGGGCTTCCGTTTTTAAGGCATTGGCGGGTGGAAGCCTTGAGCGCCAGCTCATCGCCTGCATTAACCGGGTCAAGAAACCTTACCTTATGCGCACCTACACCTTGGGATAGTTCAATACTCCCTGCGGCCATATCCTGTATAGGATAAATATAGCAGTCAAGGCCAGCAGAAGTTTTACCCAGGTTGAATAAAATTACAGTCTCCGCTGTTCGCACCACACCGTTATAATGCCGGGGCGGAACTGGCTGCCCGTTTTCCTGCATTTTCGTTAGCATTTTGCTCGTGTGGACGGTATAGCCTGTCAACTGATCTCCATCCTGAAGCTGCAGGTCGGTGAAATAGATTATTCCGGTACAGTCGGAAATCTTGAGTATCACAGTAACGCCCACCACATGTTTATTGCTTTTTAGTTGTATGGTTTCTGCAAATCTTGAAAACTGCATCCATTTCACCTACCCGTCTAATGTCCACTGTATTTCGCATACATGCCCGATCCATCCGGTGGAAACCGAGCCGCCCTGAAGCAATAAGTCTGTAAAGTACACTGTGCCGGTGCAGTCAGTGACGCACAGCCTGATGGTGATAGACTTGACTCTGCTGATACTTTTGGGAGAAATACTGTGTGCGATTTGATTGAAATATGCCATATCACCACCCTCAAATCAGGTCTATAAATCTTGTTTCCGTTGTACCGTCCTCGTATTCAATGACTATCTCAACACCAACTTGGCCGTTTTCGCCCTTTTCAAGGTTTTCGGAAGCAATCTGCGCTGAAAATGTATAGCTTTTACGTGTCGCTGGGTATACCGTCTGTGACAGACTCTTTGTCATACCAGGTACACCAACAGCCTTGAAGGAAGCAGTTCCCGAAACACCATTCTCAGTGTCTACTTCAAAACCGGAATTGACCCAGTAGGCAAAACCATCATCCGCCCTGGAATTGCGCAGATGGTTGAATGGTACCATATCTTTAATTTCCTGACGGTTTACCAACTCTGCTGAGGACAGCGCATCCGCTGCCTTGTCCCACTGTGCTGAAGAATCGCCAAGTTCCCGCAGTTTAGTTGAAAGCTCAATCACTGTTTTCCATGGCTCCTGTAAGTTATACTGCCTTCTCACAACACGTGTCTTTACCAAAAGGCCTAGTTCTTTATCGTCTACTGTAACAATATCACCCAGTTTCCATGCTTCGTGCTCATAACCGGTTAGCGCAGATAAATCCATTGCAGACAGTACATAAGAGACGCGAGGCTTCGAATATTCTGCAAGCCGCATTTTTGCATATTCCAGCATCTGATACGGATTTGTAAACGACGAACAATCAAGCGTCGACACCCTCACTTCACTGGAAAAAGTGTAATCTTCCACGTATTCCTTACCTCCATTAATTGAAGCGAAGGTCAATCCGTCCTTTCCATAAGCATAGAGCCTTGTCACTAATTCACGTGTATCGACTACCCGCTGAATACTTTTCAAATTCTTTCTATATGAAAAAAGCGCTCCGCTATCAGTACCACTAAAAGTCAAAAGGTGTACCTGGCGGTTGGCGCTGTCAAACACCAGATCGCCGCCATAAATATTCTGTACAGTGCGAAGGATGGATAAGGCATTTTTTTCTGTACACTGCCATGTCCGTTTCGTAGTGACAGTAACATTTCCTACTGTCCAGCCTGTACCCAAAAGTGCATATTGCATCGGAACATCTGCAGTATCTGCATTGAATTCTCTAGGTTCTTTTTCCGCACTGAAAGACAGATCGTAAAATACCGCTTCAGCATATACTTGCGTAATAACACGCCCATCTTCGCTTTTATTGTCCGTTAAGGTTCGGATCCGGTAAATGTCATTTACGATTTGCACTTGTTTTTCATTTTCCAGTGTGCTTCTTTTTGGATCATGGAACGGAAGCTTGAATTCCAGCGTATCCGCGCCGTTCACCTCACCAGTGACAATGATATCAAAGGCATTTTCAAGAACAGCTTCCCATGCTCCGTTTTTGTCCAAAATCACAGGACGGGCAAAGCCTAGTTTCTCATAGGGCGCTTTCGGTATATCATGAAGCTGTATTTCCAGAAGTTTTGGTGTCTTCAACGGATCGCTGCTGGTAAGGGTAACACGGAACCTTATATATTGCCGATTTGGCGATTGAAGTTCACCGCTGGTTCCCACAGCCTGCCATGCAGACCATTCTTCAAGATCATCGCTTGTGCTGGTCTCTACTATAGACACTGAAGTAACACCTGCAGTATATTCGCTTGTCACAGCTACACGACCGCTGCCCGATAATGCACATGGAACCGCCCTTGTATAAAGTACGCCACTTGCAGGATACTCGCCATCTGTTGCTTTAAGGGTGACTGCGCCAGGCTCTGCCAAAGCATCTACATCCGAAGCCGCATCCCCACCGTTTGCATGTAAAGACGACTTAAAATATAACAGCAAATCATCAGCTGTAAGCTGTGAGTCCGTTTCCAG encodes:
- a CDS encoding phage holin family protein; its protein translation is MKTVWNWAQAVFTAIGGFLGWFLGGLDGFLYALIAFVAIDYVTGVMCAVVDRKLSSEVGAKGIFKKVLIFVLVGVGHIIDSQVLGNGGAIRTAVIFFYLSNEGISILENAAHIGLPIPEKLKNALEQLHGHSNEEDEKK
- a CDS encoding glycosyl hydrolase family 18 protein, with protein sequence MRDFLKGKRCMVWSFMGNARMYEALRDYGDRFDTVGIFTFEVDATGTITETGTSISSMLPYIQKWPHIKWLLTIMNHGIANIFTALRNNENGAKDKFLTEIIRIMNKYPWCAGVDIDLERGGGYENKDAANALFRDIYNTVKSYDATKLVNICLPGMTGVQGSVGGENWCVYADLNDYCDTAAIMSYGMAWAGSAPGPVSPRDWLEGIYDYAVSVMSPDKIFMGLPAYGWNWRIHDTPENLGITYRGVSNTYYAAKYWMTGVYNFTGDAPPQPFIPIVAYWDDYNKVPWALPHVYDYMEGWDAISWEYPLLKGVYNRRRYLTSYGKEPKAEFGTIYIDRNGVPDEYEGNVIITDEMASLGDDQASAEYRFEIREAGYYDIAVQLCFPYWDKNAIIVSLDGESKTFSENRLWWPYWRRVCWLTLAKGVFLQEGTHAVSISGGVPGVQFYGFRVCSGFSEYPFAGEASFMLSPRRFKDVNGVMVEPDRGFKLTFEMLRRKPDSTLIWYEDFRDRNILPENYWTVLDGEWDVWQEPDSTESRPYSQLEGYGKLAWKYDGFSDIHIRARLAFPQNSSGRAGVFLGDIFCCLNYDTQRVELYQGNSLLGSYSTSFSKTVDADLRANPNMYTIEMRKRGNKVRVYSGAASTLRFTVNVIGGSGYAGYCSDNRTVCELLRLGDAWVYEPYERFDVELPDGTITSFGRLARTGVTWDDEFQVFSVNSDVEESITRSEDISMDYDFFHSQLLALSCGNDYEVKIIPKDINIWISRLFLGDADGFSILYYQDVDSLVYWANEAAYRWKLRGIAIWSLGQEDMRLWEALPKQI
- a CDS encoding phage tail spike protein, yielding MAIKSILTSQEDFTGEFPVTSRTSALWRFNEKTPDENLQLMDSSGHGRHFTISGWSGTSANLIAGRFGRYFRQNIVNPTSEKTHLIAENDGSFFSNLGEKIVVGGWINPTTYSVGQTYIPIFNTRQGPGQPIFYVSLYQGRLRLMLYNSSGALIYDQSETSTITLKNGGWYFIASIIEVSNKKVQNIICDRSDGATWVSPVRSFSGELNRECIANIIMGMHANTYYYAGGFDDWFLETDSQLTADDLLLYFKSSLHANGGDAASDVDALAEPGAVTLKATDGEYPASGVLYTRAVPCALSGSGRVAVTSEYTAGVTSVSIVETSTSDDLEEWSAWQAVGTSGELQSPNRQYIRFRVTLTSSDPLKTPKLLEIQLHDIPKAPYEKLGFARPVILDKNGAWEAVLENAFDIIVTGEVNGADTLEFKLPFHDPKRSTLENEKQVQIVNDIYRIRTLTDNKSEDGRVITQVYAEAVFYDLSFSAEKEPREFNADTADVPMQYALLGTGWTVGNVTVTTKRTWQCTEKNALSILRTVQNIYGGDLVFDSANRQVHLLTFSGTDSGALFSYRKNLKSIQRVVDTRELVTRLYAYGKDGLTFASINGGKEYVEDYTFSSEVRVSTLDCSSFTNPYQMLEYAKMRLAEYSKPRVSYVLSAMDLSALTGYEHEAWKLGDIVTVDDKELGLLVKTRVVRRQYNLQEPWKTVIELSTKLRELGDSSAQWDKAADALSSAELVNRQEIKDMVPFNHLRNSRADDGFAYWVNSGFEVDTENGVSGTASFKAVGVPGMTKSLSQTVYPATRKSYTFSAQIASENLEKGENGQVGVEIVIEYEDGTTETRFIDLI